A genomic window from Malassezia vespertilionis chromosome 6, complete sequence includes:
- a CDS encoding uncharacterized protein (EggNog:ENOG503NZH3; COG:S): protein MTTTKVGQFPSLELERSERDVVRGRAGSVLARGLVLKTDQRVDMRDWSSEYALQLQGAPYFRAANLDVGVYGLAQPSILGLKTVLALLQCQPVSMLASAKSNAVEQRCIWVCTREEPVIYVGDRPFVLREANRPKYSLGLSNRAENLEAIEERLKQDILQEARKFNGLLLVHDEKLESLDLVPTWVAVNEEEVRTVREVWESIQKKGWRVDYHRLPIARDQPLEHNYLDAYTQVIKGTDPRRTVFVTNCGAGISRTTFAMIAAVIVRRRQLMLLANDDPFEHGDGDEHEETNAAHSSQLAHSLQRLHMNVAKNRSLLQLVCVMTDVLPLKNTQTALEQLISHPVLLESLLQANMGHYGVIRRLCGLLDEGLQCKAVVDTANDACHQAINLRESILENRIKYSANQNAQDAEGFLSRAGKSLEVYYSLIAFASYVRESRTAVFQHRFVDWLKDRAEIWRGIQRVRMLHQHLSIFEPVSDVTVESNGDAEQLGVRSHARFNEGASQAPLTTGDEFTEFVLRHRSGIVLHSGLLLKRDIWREFSVQKDSAQQDATVNFRQVPETNIFGTGQPSVQGIYKLLNMVMKSMHMVETEPCAITWVNLREEPLVYVNGQPYCLRQRELSLRNIRDYSGIIPERLGQLEDRLRQDVIHELKNSDGKLLLHTETKEGSIVPLWEDAKPCDIATVQGVMDEVAKTLPGHIDLVFRRVPVTAEKSLEVSDVMDMVNIVLSAYRVHSPIIVNCQLGRGRTTLVSVFIMLIERWIQVERPSNDRCLLLPIPGMTENGERPEKRLSYHVTNGLLRVIPRGLEVKRIVDECIDHCSSITNLRKSIEDARVAAVEAKTNEERKQHLASGLQSLRRYFHLLLFQAYLETVRFDTITTHTLERFIKRQPVLATIAKDLDEGDMNTITPLRKMDIGDGMALSDEVREVVSNRSGSVLGPYTMLKSDFFSGILKAGLPLRVEGMPNLRGVNPLVPLGTLSCAPPASELPTARKTWGCGMPTVEGLRRGLKCMGAEPGGTQQVVWTNLREEPVLYVNGRPHVLRLADQPLTNVEATGVTTDVVERIEQTLKKELLAEAHLRNGRVLLHDEVQSDGGDFEIFPLWESVRDEDVLTPQEVYQLVCSEGYRVQYSRVAITDEQAPVPQVFSQLEDRVQRAIDTRSMTVFNCQMGRGRTTSGMIIAALIVSINRYGAAWLSKESSPPLANKNDAVFDQMEDQEGIDLREDELLLHGDYRSILRLVGVLSHGKLAKTLADRVIDRMEAVQNLRNSAEPHSKRQQQLRTVFHNYLARYGYFIVFADYLFDRLGHSAAAQGDQEDAPATETQARAVPVDVSDDLDLSSSSITHASRTFPTFACWLRERREIGAIFAQQNLD from the exons ATGACGACGACCAAAGTCGGGCAGTTCCCGTCGTTGGAATTGGAGCGGAGCGAGAGGGATGTGGTTCGTGGGCGTGCAGGAAGTGTGCTTGCTCGTGGACTTGTGCTGAAAACGGACCAGCGCGTAGATATGCGGGATTGGTCCAGCGAGTATGCACTTCAACTCCAGGGTGCGCCGTActttcgcgcggcgaacCTCGACGTTGGAGTGTATGGACTTGCACAACCAAGTATCCTTGGGCTAAAAAcagtgcttgcgctcttgCAATGTCAGCCTGTGAGCATGTTGGCGAGCGCCAAGAGTAACGCAGTCGAACAACGATGTATTTGGgtgtgcacgcgcgagGAACCAGTTATCTACGTGGGCGACAGGCCGTTTGTATTGCGTGAGGCGAACCGCCCCAAGTACTCTTTAGGTCTCAGCAATCGCGCCGAAAACTTGGAGGCGATCGAGGAGCGGCTGAAACAAGATATTTTGCAAGAGGCACGCAAGTTTAACGGCTTGCTTTTGGTACACGACGAAAAGCTTGAGAGTTTAGACTTGGTGCCTACATGGGTAGCTGTAAACGAAGAGGAGGTGCGAACTGTGCGCGAAGTGTGGGAATCGATACAAAAGAAAGGATGGCGCGTGGACTACCATCGTTTgcccatcgcgcgcgaccAGCCGCTGGAGCACAATTATCTCGATGCGTACACACAAGTGATCAAAGGAACCGACCCTCGGCGGACTGTATTTGTGACTAATTGTGGTGCTGGCATTTCCCGCACCACATTTGCCATGATCGCCGCGGTGATTGTGCGCAGGAGGCAGCTCATGCTCTTGGCAAACGACGATCCATTTGAGCACGGCGACGGAGACGAGCACGAGGAAACAAATGCAGCCCACTCGAGCCAACTGGCACACTCGCTACAACGGCTGCACATGAATGTTGCGAAAAACAGGTCTTTGCTCCAGCTCGTGTGTGTAATGACGGATGTGCTGCCACTGAAAAATACGCAGACTGCACTGGAACAACTTATCTCGCACCCTGTGCTGCTTGAGTCGTTGCTTCAGGCGAATATGGGTCACTATGGTGTTATACGCAGACTTTGCGGTCTGTTGGACGAAGGACTGCAGTGCAAAGCGGTCGTAGACACCGCAAATGATGCGTGCCATCAAGCGATTAATCTGCGTGAATCCATTTTAGAAAACCGGATCAAGTACTCTGCAAACCAGAATGCACAGGACGCCGAAGGATTTTTGAGCCGTGCGGGAAAATCACTCGAGGTGTACTACTCACTGATTGCTTTTGCAAGCTACGTGCGCGAAAGCCGCACCGCCGTGTTTCAGCACCGATTCGTCGACTGGCTCAAGGACCGCGCGGAAATCTGGCGCGGTATCCAGCGTGTCCGCATGTTGCACCAGCACCTGTCCATCTTTGAGCCCGTGTCTGACGTCACAGTCGAGAGCAATGGCGATGCTGAACAGCTCGGTGTGCGCTCGCATGCGCGCTTTAATGAAGGTGCAAGtcaagcgccgctcacCACTGGCGACGAGTTCACCGAATTTGTGTTGCGTCATCGCAGTGGCATTGTATTGCATTCGGGACTGCTGCTGAAGCGCGACATTTGGCGCGAATTTTCTGTGCAGAAGGAttctgcgcagcaagatgCCACGGTCAACTTTCGGCAGGTACCGGAGACGAACATATTTGGTACAGGGCAGCCGTCGGTACAAGGCATTTACAAGCTGCTAAATATGGTCATGAAAAGCATGCACATGGTCGAGACAGAGCCGTGCGCCATCACCTGGGTCAATTTGCGAGAAGAGCCGCTGGTGTACGTCAATGGCCAGCCGTATTGTTtgcgccagcgcgagcTCTCGCTTCGCAATATCAGGGACTATAGCGGCATTATACCAGAGCGCCTGGGGCAGCTCGAAGATCGCTTGCGCCAGGATGTGATCCATGAACTGAAAAACAGCGACGGAAAGTTACTGCTGCACACAGAGACAAAAGAAGGCTCTATCGTGCCGCTTTGGGAAGATGCAAAACCATGCGACATAGCCACGGTGCAAGGCGTCATGGATGAGGTGGCCAAAACACTCCCTGGTCACATTGACTTGGTTTTCCGCCGCGTCCCTGTCACTGCGGAAAAGTCGCTCGAAGTGTCGGACGTGATGGATATGGTTAACATTGTCCTGTCTGCCTATCGAGTGCACTCGCCCATTATTGTAAACTGCCAGCTGGGGCGCGGACGTACCACCTTGGTGTCTGTCTTTATTATGCTGATTGAGCGCTGGATACAAGTGGAACGGCCTTCTAACGATCGATGCCTGCTTTTGCCCATCCCAGGGATGACGGAAAATGGCGAGCGCCCCGAAAAGCGACTGAGCTACCATGTGACAAACGGTCTTTTGCGCGTGATTCCTCGCGGCCTGGAAGTGAAACGCATCGTGGATGAATGCATCGACCACTGCAGCAGCATTACAAACTTACGCAAATCCATTGAAGACGCGCGTGTTGCTGCGGTAGAGGCCAAGACGaacgaggagcgcaagcagcatcTTGCGAGCGGTTTGCAGAGCCTGCGGCGCTATTTCCACCTGCTACTCTTCCAGGCGTACTTGGAAACGGTCCGGTTCGACACGATTACCACCCATACTTTGGAGCGCTTCATCAAGCGGCAACCTGTGCTTGCAACCATCGCGAAAGACTTGGATGAAGGGGACATGAACACCATCACTCCTTTGCGCAAAATGGACATTGGCGATGGCATGGCGCTAAGTGATGAGGTGCGCGAAGTAGTGAGCAACCGGAGTGGGAGTGTTTTGGGCCCTTACACCATGCTCAAGTCTGACTTTTTTAGCGGCATCCTCAAAGCTGGTCTTCCGCTCCGCGTTGAAGGCATGCCAAATTTACGCGGCGTCAATCCCTTGGTGCCGCTTGGGACATTATCTTGCGCACCCCCTGCATCCGAATTACCGACAGCGAGAAAGACATGGGGCTGCGGAATGCCTACCGTTGAAGGGCTTCGGCGCGGACTAAAATGCATGGGCGCAGAGCCAGGCGGTACACAGCAGGTGGTATGGACCAATTTGCGCGAAGAGCCGGTTCTTTACGTGAATGGACGTCCGCATGTTTTGCGGCTAGCAGACCAGCCATTGACGAACGTAGAAGCGACGGGCGTAACGACGGATGTGGTGGAACGCATCGAGCAGACGCTCAAGAAGGAGCttcttgccgaggcgcatttgcgcaacgGCCGTGTATTGCTGCACGACGAAGTGCAAAGCGACGGCGGTGACTTTGAAATATTTCCTCTTTGGGagtctgtgcgcgatgAGGACGTACTTACACCGCAAGAGGTGTACCAATTGGTATGCAGCGAGGGCTACCGTGTCCAATACAGCCGCGTGGCCATCACGGATGAGCAAGCACCTGTTCCCCAAGTCTTTTCGCAGCTGGAGGatcgtgtgcagcgcgcgattgACACGCGGTCCATGACAGTGTTCAACTGCCAAATGGGCCGCGGCCGTACGACCAGCGGCATGATTATTGCTGCTTTGATTGTCAGTATCAACCGCtacggcgccgcgtggctGAGCAAAGAAAGTAGCCCGCCGCTTGCGAACAAAAATGACGCCGTGTTCGACCAAATGGAGGACCAAGAGGGAATCGATTTGCGCGAAGATGAGCTATTACTGCACGGAGATTACCGAAGTATCCTCCGGCTCGTGGGTGTATTGAGCCACGGGAAACTGGCCAAGACTTTGGCAGACCGTGTGATTGACCGTATGGAAGCAGTGCAGAATTTGAGGA ACAGTGCAGAACCGCACTCAAAGCGGCAACAACAGCTGCGCACTGTGTTTCACAATTACCTCGCTCGCTACGGCTACTTTATTGTCTTTGCAGACTATCTATTTGACAGGCTTGgccacagcgccgcggcgcagggcgACCAAGAAGATGCGCCTGCAACAGAGACCCAAGCTCGTGCTGTGCCTGTCGATGTCAGCGACGACTTGGACCTGTCTTCTTCTTCCATTACACACGCAAGCCGCACATTCCCAACCTTTGCGTGCTGGCTACGGGAACGGCGCGAGATTGGTGCGATTTTCGCACAGCAGAATCTCGATTAG
- a CDS encoding uncharacterized protein (EggNog:ENOG503P03V; COG:S): MVLHGALALYQTSPVSLPYFETNGHFPNKLIFVAGLTDTIGVVPYLGRLAHALEKLEYSLVQPVKGSDLGGFGLSSLEGDAQELAAMVEHLLVRRENQATGKIVLMGHSTGCQDVVAFLSKDRSQFQNGEGKQLVVHGGILQAPVSDREYFTASSSSTPLRDSEKLIGEGKSDALLPRSDAVTKPRSIHGRGPGNADAVLKPAYTAYRFHSLNGKGGDDDYFSSDLTDDQIRSALQPALSRAPLLMLMGENDEYVPPSVDKVQLVKRWSDVLQSDPVHTMFIPCANHKVDDEGAQENVCEAVLYFLGTLPSS, translated from the exons ATGGtactgcacggcgcgcttgcactgTACCAAACGAGCCCCGTCTCATTGCCGTACTTTGAGACGAATGGCCATTTTCCAAACAAGCTGATCTTTGTAGCTGGCTTGACCGACACGATCGGTGTGGTTCCGTACCTTGGTCGTTTGGCGCATGCACTCGAAAAGCTCGAGTACTCGCTGGTGCAGCCGGTGAAAGGGTCTGATCTGGGTGGGTTTGGTCTTTCCTCGCTAgaaggcgatgcgcaagaaCTTGCTGCCATGGTGGAACATTTGCTTGTGCGTCGTGAGAATCAGGCTACAGGAAAGATAGTGCTGATGGGGCATTCTACCGGCTGCCAGGATGTCGTGGCGTTCCTGTCCAAGGACCGTAGCCAGTTCCAGAATGGCGAAGGGAAGCAGCTTGTGGTACATGGTGGCATTTTGCAGGCACCCGTGTCTGACCGCGAATATTTCACGGcgtcctcctcctccaCGCCGCTCCGCGACAGCGAGAAGCTAATCGGCGAGGGTAAAAGTGATGCATTGCttccgcgcagcgacgctgtAACAAAGCCGCGTAGCATCCATGGGCGCGGTCCTGGCAATGCAGATGCCGTGCTCAAGCCAGCCTACACTGCGTACCGCTTCCACTCTTTGAATGGCAAaggcggcgacgacgactACTTTAGCAGCGATCTCACTGACGACCAGATCCGCAGTGCTCTGCAGCCTGCATTGTCGCGTGCGCCACTGCTGATGCTTATGGGCGAGAATGA CGAATATGTACCGCCCTCGGTGGACAAAGTCCAGCTCGTAAAGCGCTGGAGCGACGTGCTCCAAAGCGATCCTGTACACACCATGTTCATCCCCTGCGCCAACCATAAGGTCGATGACGAGGGCGCACAGGAAAACGTATGCGAGGCCGTGCTCTATTTCCTAGGCACCCTCCCTAGTTCATAG
- the RPL17B gene encoding 60S ribosomal protein L17B (COG:J; EggNog:ENOG503P1RH), whose amino-acid sequence MHGYAFDDTKISEKTARSSGHYLRVHYKNTRETAAAVSGMNLQKAFIFLDNVAEKRQIVPFRRHNGGVGRHAQAKEFKTTQGRWPVKSVKFLRDLLKNAESNAEAKGLDVESAKILNIVVQQAPRTFRRTYRAHGRINPYKSSPCHVEIHLSEPTAEVSKAVSAVEPRLNRRQLAKKRVAASRAIAPAQSA is encoded by the exons ATG CACGGTTACGCCTTTGACGATACCAAGATCTCTGAGAAGACCGCTCGCTCGAGCGGTCACTACCTCCGTGTCCACTACAAAAACACCCGCGAGACCGCCGCTGCTGTCAGCGGTATGAACCTCCAGAAGGCATTTATTTTCCTCGACAACGTCGCCGAGAAGAGGCAGATTGTTCCTTTCCGTCGCCACAATGGTGGTGTTGGCCGTCACGCACAGGCCAAGGAGTTTAAGACCACTCAGGGTCGCTGGCCCGTCAAGTCGGTCAAGTTCCTCCGTGACCTTCTCAAGAACGCCGAGTCGAATGCCGAGGCTAAGGGTCTCGATGTTGAGTCCGCCAAGATTCTTAACATCGTTGTGCAGCAGGCACCCAGGACTTTCCGCCGTACCTACCGGGCGCACGGTCGCATCAACCCTTACAAGAGCTCCCCGTGTCATGTTGAGATTCACCTGTCTGAGCCCACAGCCGAGGTTTCTAAGGCTGTTTCTGCCGTTGAGCCCCGCTTGAACAGGCGTCAGCTCGCCAAgaagcgcgtcgccgctTCCCGTGCTATCGCTCCTGCGCAGTCTGCCTAA
- the snc1 gene encoding synaptobrevin (COG:U; TransMembrane:1 (i87-107o); EggNog:ENOG503P44G), protein MSENTHYDPYIPSGAASSNPSGGSGVAGNSRTAQIQAQIDETVGVMRDNINKVNERGENLDSLQDKTGFRRGANRVRKRMWWKDMKMRLIIIFGIIALLAVIISMYLCG, encoded by the exons ATGTCTGAGAACACACACTACGACCCGTACATTCCATCCGGCGCGGCATCGTCGAATCCCTCGGGTGGATCTGGTGTCGCCGGAAATTCGCGTACGGCGCAGATCCAGGCACAGATTGACGAGACCGTTGGAGTGATGCGCGACAACATCAACAAAGTAAATGAACGTGGCGAGAACTTGGACAGCCTTCAGGACAAGACCG GATTCCGTCGTGGTGCCAAccgcgtgcgcaagcgcatgtGGTGGAAAGACATGAAGATGCGCCTCATTATCATTTTTGGCATCATTGCGCTGTTGGCAGTGATTATCAGTATGTACCTATGCGGCTAA